One part of the Gemmatimonadota bacterium genome encodes these proteins:
- a CDS encoding NCS2 family permease, whose translation MSEFFKFNAQNTDWRTEITGGVTTFVTMAYIVAVNPGILSDALGVELFPELLFATCAAAAIATILMGLLANYPFALAPGMGLNAFFTYTIVLGMGVHWKLALGVVLASGLLFLLLTVLRVREAIITAVPQPLKLAAAAGIGLFIAFIGLKNAGFIVDNQATLVSLGNVYSGPVGLALVGLLGTAIMLTRGIRGAILLGVIGVTLLSMIFGLTPWPTGVISLPVWPTHLFGEAIYHLPLAFHTAVIELVFAFLFVDLFDTMGTLVGLSERVGFLNKRGQLPRANKALLSDSVGTVCGSVLGTSTVTTYIESAAGISSGARTGFASLVTGGLFVCALFLTPLVQAIPSFATAPALIVVGVMMMAPAARIVWDDMSDAVPAFLTLIAIPLTFSIADGLAFGFVAYPIIKRLSKKGSEVHPLIDVLAIIFIIKYIFMA comes from the coding sequence ATCTCTGAGTTCTTTAAGTTTAACGCCCAAAACACAGATTGGCGCACAGAAATAACAGGTGGGGTGACGACATTTGTGACAATGGCTTATATCGTAGCTGTAAATCCGGGCATCTTGTCCGACGCATTGGGCGTGGAATTGTTTCCCGAACTGTTATTTGCAACGTGTGCTGCTGCAGCAATAGCAACAATACTGATGGGACTTCTGGCAAATTATCCCTTTGCCCTGGCGCCCGGCATGGGCCTCAACGCATTTTTCACCTACACAATTGTACTGGGCATGGGTGTACATTGGAAATTGGCTCTGGGCGTGGTCCTCGCCTCCGGACTCTTGTTTTTATTATTGACCGTATTGCGAGTGCGCGAAGCGATTATCACAGCAGTGCCCCAACCCCTCAAACTCGCTGCCGCAGCGGGTATTGGACTATTTATAGCGTTTATCGGATTGAAAAATGCGGGGTTTATTGTCGATAATCAGGCTACATTGGTCAGCCTGGGCAATGTGTACTCAGGACCTGTTGGACTGGCACTGGTAGGACTCCTGGGCACGGCCATCATGCTAACGCGCGGCATCCGCGGTGCGATTTTACTCGGCGTGATCGGCGTCACCTTATTATCCATGATCTTTGGACTTACGCCGTGGCCAACGGGTGTCATAAGCCTGCCTGTCTGGCCCACCCATCTCTTTGGAGAAGCCATTTATCATCTGCCTCTCGCATTTCACACGGCAGTCATCGAACTCGTCTTTGCTTTTCTCTTTGTCGATCTGTTTGACACCATGGGCACACTGGTGGGATTATCAGAACGCGTGGGATTCCTGAACAAGCGGGGACAATTGCCGCGCGCCAACAAAGCACTGCTATCAGACTCTGTTGGAACCGTATGCGGCAGTGTATTGGGCACATCAACCGTGACGACCTATATCGAAAGTGCCGCGGGCATATCATCGGGCGCCCGCACGGGCTTTGCCAGCCTGGTGACTGGCGGACTATTCGTCTGCGCCCTATTCCTGACCCCTCTGGTCCAGGCCATTCCATCCTTTGCCACAGCACCCGCGCTCATAGTCGTAGGCGTCATGATGATGGCTCCTGCTGCGCGCATTGTCTGGGATGATATGTCGGATGCCGTACCCGCATTTCTGACGTTGATTGCAATACCCCTGACATTCAGTATTGCCGATGGGCTGGCGTTCGGATTTGTCGCCTATCCCATAATCAAGCGACTGAGCAAAAAAGGCTCTGAAGTACATCCGCTCATAGATGTACTGGCGATCATTTTTATCATCAAATATATCTTTATGGCGTGA
- a CDS encoding TonB-dependent receptor, with product MRALCVICLILWSTCPVIAQDLGSLTGKVEDETGEALFAANVVVKGPAIEGIRGVITNEQGIYLIDRLPPGTYEITISYIGYETLIASGVEIRAGESTTRNFKLTAVALIGQQVVVSASRKQEKALDAPASIATIDAAEIRDRGVLSPTEHIKALPGVDFSKTGISQSNVVVRGFNNVFSGALLTLVDNRIARVPSLRFNAFDMIPITGDDIERIEVVLGPGSALYGPNTSSGVMHIITRSPFGSEGNTISISGGQRSVRRISLRHASSLNDKIGIKVSGVHSSAHDWEYIDPLEVDARGFNPRDYNSKKTLGELRLDFRPTDDLTIIGSTGYTKTTSIELTGLGAGQAKDWTYNFYQGRLLYREWFAQIFYNASNAGGTKLLIPDDPIVDNSNVMVMQLQHNASLGEKQHFAYGADMLRTRPVTGGTINGIHEDIDNIDEYGVYLQSETSLSDQIELVLAGRIDTHSHVEDPFFSPRAALVIKPRPLNTLRLTYNRAFSTPSTTNLFLDRIGVPDPFGFGALQSSLGFNPAIDVRAQGTAGTGFTFRRDDNGLPMYRTPFAPIAGLSKDHYFSLHSPQGTNLMWGAARSIIMSILLAELEPLATGLFVDRLGLPPDQAAAVAAQLVGDFPGIIPEQLPGLQNTAGTLNTATASFDPEPDLANAVADINKIASTISETFEVGYKGVINNKLILAGDVYLSRKRNFTSPLRIVTPSVFLAAGPMSEALTNGITENLKDPANASLAIAIGLLDQLNLPDLGLVGNGNGTGIDELTQLFVSNAAAIPFGTMSAEQASDPTAVMVAYRNFGRITLYGADLSFAYYPNEMWTFTGNYSYVSDDWFPNLDNIGDIALNAPRHKFNIGIDCQLPNTPLTIRGKLSYRGSFPMQSGVYVGDVDAYTVLDLNAAYQLPLSNDQFKITWNVEASNVLNQEYRSFIGAPFIGRLVLTGLNIRF from the coding sequence ATGCGTGCATTGTGTGTAATCTGTCTCATACTGTGGAGCACCTGCCCGGTCATAGCTCAGGATCTCGGCAGCTTGACAGGCAAAGTGGAAGATGAGACGGGAGAAGCATTATTCGCTGCCAATGTCGTAGTCAAAGGACCGGCTATTGAAGGCATAAGGGGCGTAATCACCAATGAACAGGGAATCTATCTCATCGACCGCTTACCGCCTGGTACTTACGAAATCACCATCAGTTATATCGGCTATGAAACCCTGATAGCATCCGGCGTAGAAATCCGCGCTGGCGAAAGTACAACGCGAAATTTCAAGTTGACCGCTGTAGCCCTCATCGGTCAACAAGTGGTCGTATCGGCATCGCGCAAACAGGAAAAAGCCCTGGACGCGCCCGCTTCAATAGCAACGATCGATGCAGCCGAAATCAGAGACCGGGGCGTCTTGTCGCCGACTGAGCATATCAAAGCCCTGCCCGGTGTTGACTTTTCCAAAACGGGCATCTCACAAAGCAACGTGGTAGTTCGCGGATTCAACAATGTATTTTCCGGCGCGTTGCTCACACTCGTTGACAACCGCATTGCCCGCGTCCCTTCCCTGCGTTTCAATGCCTTTGATATGATACCGATTACCGGTGACGACATTGAGCGCATTGAAGTGGTATTAGGACCCGGATCTGCGCTTTACGGTCCCAACACCTCCAGTGGCGTCATGCACATTATCACCCGCTCGCCATTTGGATCGGAAGGCAACACAATTTCCATATCTGGCGGTCAGCGCAGTGTGCGAAGAATATCACTGCGGCACGCCAGCAGCCTCAACGACAAAATCGGGATCAAAGTTTCGGGTGTGCACAGTTCAGCCCATGACTGGGAGTACATCGACCCCCTGGAAGTCGATGCGCGCGGTTTTAATCCACGCGATTACAACTCAAAAAAGACATTGGGAGAACTCAGACTCGATTTTCGACCAACAGATGACCTGACAATCATAGGCTCAACGGGCTATACCAAAACAACCAGCATTGAATTAACGGGTTTAGGCGCGGGCCAGGCAAAAGACTGGACCTATAATTTTTATCAAGGCCGCCTGCTATATCGCGAGTGGTTCGCACAAATTTTCTACAACGCGAGTAATGCAGGTGGCACGAAATTGCTCATACCCGACGACCCAATTGTAGATAATTCAAATGTGATGGTCATGCAATTGCAACACAATGCCAGCCTGGGAGAAAAACAACACTTTGCTTATGGTGCTGATATGCTGCGAACCCGACCCGTGACAGGGGGCACAATAAATGGCATACATGAAGACATTGATAACATCGATGAATACGGAGTCTATCTGCAAAGTGAAACCAGCCTGAGCGATCAAATCGAGTTGGTATTGGCCGGGCGCATCGACACACACAGCCATGTTGAAGATCCATTTTTCTCACCCCGCGCAGCGCTGGTCATTAAACCCAGGCCACTCAACACCCTGCGATTGACGTATAACCGCGCATTTAGCACCCCCTCAACCACCAACTTATTTTTGGACCGGATCGGCGTCCCCGATCCCTTTGGGTTCGGGGCATTGCAATCGTCATTGGGATTTAATCCAGCAATTGACGTGCGCGCGCAGGGCACTGCCGGTACCGGGTTCACATTTCGCAGAGACGACAATGGCCTGCCCATGTATCGGACGCCCTTTGCGCCCATAGCGGGCTTGTCAAAAGATCACTACTTCTCGCTGCACAGTCCCCAAGGTACCAATTTGATGTGGGGCGCTGCCAGATCAATAATAATGAGTATCCTTTTGGCGGAACTGGAACCTCTCGCAACAGGGCTTTTCGTAGATCGGCTTGGACTACCACCAGATCAAGCGGCTGCGGTAGCCGCACAACTGGTCGGAGACTTCCCCGGGATTATACCAGAACAACTGCCGGGTTTGCAAAATACGGCTGGAACACTGAATACGGCAACAGCGAGTTTTGATCCCGAGCCCGACCTCGCCAATGCAGTGGCAGACATAAACAAAATCGCATCGACCATCTCAGAAACCTTTGAAGTGGGCTACAAAGGCGTCATCAATAACAAACTCATTTTGGCAGGCGACGTCTATCTAAGCAGAAAAAGAAATTTCACCAGCCCGTTGCGGATTGTAACACCCAGTGTGTTTCTCGCAGCCGGTCCCATGAGCGAAGCTCTCACAAACGGTATCACCGAGAACTTAAAAGACCCTGCCAATGCAAGTCTCGCAATTGCCATCGGTCTTTTAGATCAACTCAACCTGCCGGATCTGGGCCTGGTTGGCAATGGCAATGGAACAGGCATAGATGAACTGACGCAGTTATTCGTATCCAACGCCGCGGCGATCCCCTTTGGCACCATGTCTGCCGAACAGGCATCTGACCCCACTGCGGTAATGGTCGCATATCGCAATTTTGGTCGCATAACACTCTACGGTGCCGACCTATCGTTTGCGTATTACCCAAACGAAATGTGGACTTTTACCGGCAATTACTCCTATGTCAGCGATGATTGGTTCCCCAATTTAGACAACATCGGCGACATTGCCCTCAATGCACCCAGGCACAAATTTAACATCGGAATCGATTGCCAATTGCCCAATACACCGCTCACGATTCGCGGGAAATTGAGCTATCGCGGGAGTTTCCCCATGCAATCGGGTGTATATGTCGGCGATGTAGATGCTTATACTGTTTTGGACCTGAATGCCGCATATCAGTTGCCACTCTCAAATGATCAATTCAAGATCACCTGGAATGTAGAAGCCAGCAACGTGTTAAACCAGGAATATCGATCATTTATCGGTGCGCCATTTATTGGACGCCTGGTCTTAACTGGCCTGAATATTCGGTTCTAA
- a CDS encoding UvrB/UvrC motif-containing protein, producing MTEDIGPLLKHWPYDPKNSIRKIFSSKGVEKIQVRIDQGPFQGILQMELDGRPDGRRPHNSAFALDHFTDRLHHFIEEHGTSDGFSLKKAHCSELFDESRLLYERYVFLLQIRDYDRVIRDTQRNMELFRFVNQYAAAEKDRLNLEKWWPYVLRIHAIARVMIASQENDFTKGIQIIRDVLDKIENLEEVDAEEFGIEKKRSVESLNELLNELEQQRPLTKSERLQKELLEAIDNEEFERAAELRDRINMMGEKDSREV from the coding sequence ATGACTGAAGATATTGGCCCTTTGCTGAAGCACTGGCCCTATGACCCCAAAAACAGCATTCGCAAAATTTTCTCGTCCAAAGGCGTTGAAAAGATTCAGGTACGCATAGATCAGGGTCCATTTCAAGGCATTCTGCAGATGGAACTCGACGGGCGTCCCGATGGACGCAGACCACACAATAGCGCGTTTGCTCTGGATCATTTTACCGATAGGCTTCATCATTTCATTGAAGAACACGGTACATCCGATGGTTTTTCACTGAAAAAGGCGCACTGTAGTGAACTGTTTGATGAAAGCCGCCTGCTCTACGAGCGATATGTTTTTTTGCTCCAAATACGAGACTATGACCGCGTTATTCGCGATACACAGCGCAACATGGAGTTGTTCCGTTTTGTCAATCAATACGCTGCTGCGGAGAAAGATCGTCTCAATCTCGAAAAATGGTGGCCTTATGTTTTGCGAATCCACGCGATTGCGCGCGTGATGATTGCATCACAAGAGAACGATTTTACGAAGGGTATCCAAATTATTCGAGATGTGCTCGACAAGATCGAGAATCTGGAAGAGGTCGATGCAGAAGAATTTGGTATTGAAAAAAAGCGCTCTGTCGAGTCTCTGAACGAATTGCTCAACGAGCTCGAGCAACAGCGCCCCCTCACGAAATCTGAACGCCTGCAAAAAGAATTGCTCGAGGCGATTGACAACGAAGAGTTTGAACGCGCTGCCGAGCTTCGAGATCGGATTAATATGATGGGTGAGAAGGATAGTAGAGAGGTGTAA